GGACTTCCTCAAGGCTACTGTACGCGATGTTTACAAGGTTCTTCGCAAGACAGAGAAATTCATGTCCATCCAGTACGACTATATAGAAGAGCTCCTTCCTGATGATATTTTCTTTATCACAACTCAGGAACTTGAAGATATGTTCCCTGATAACACTCCCAAGGAGCGTGAGTACTACATTGCCAAGGCAAAGGGCGCTGTCTGCATAATGCAGATCGGTGATGAGCTTGCTTCAGGTGACCGTCATGACGGCAGAGCTCCAGACTATGATGACTGGCAGCTCAACGCTGACATTATTGTTTATTATCCTATTCTTGATATTGCTCTTGAGTTATCCAGCATGGGCATAAGAGTTGATGAGAAGTCTCTTAAGACTCAGCTTGAGAAGGCCGGATGTACAGAGAGAGCTCAGCTTCCATTCCAGAAAGCTATTCTTGATGGTGAACTTCCATACACTATCGGAGGCGGTATCGGACAATCCAGAATTTGTATGTTCTTCCTGAGGAAGGCACACATTGGAGAAGTCCAGTGCTCAATCTGGCCTGATGAAATGGTCAGCGAGTGCGACAAAAACGGAATTCATTTGCTGTAATTGTAGTTGTTGTTATTTGTAATTTTTTGATAAGGGCGTGTTATGTGATTTTATTCGTCTGATATACAATTTTTGCATCCCATTGAACTAAACGCTCCTATGAGCCCATAACGTCAGTCCATCGTGCAAAGGCACTTGGACTGCCTGGTCTCATATCCGCAGTTCAAATGTCGCAAAATATTGTATATCTATCCTTGTAAAATCTCATAACACGCCCTTTCTACTACGTTACATAAGTACAAAAACGTACAAATCACATGTCTTTATCCTAGTTTTTTGGGCAAATGATATGTTTTTATAATCGGAACTTAAAACGATTATATTGATAACACAACAGGTTAATAACTTGTTTGTTTATATGAAAAGATATTTTACATTCTTTCGGAGGTGAATGACATGATTATTT
The sequence above is a segment of the Butyrivibrio proteoclasticus B316 genome. Coding sequences within it:
- the asnA gene encoding aspartate--ammonia ligase, whose translation is MENLKIPKKYESALDLHDTQVGIKTVKDFFQGMLSTRLNLQRVTAPLFVTPESGLNDNLNGVERPVAFDILNEGQRPAEVVHSLAKWKRFALKKYGFNVGEGLYTDMNAIRRDEVPDNIHSIFVDQWDWEKVIRKEDRNMDFLKATVRDVYKVLRKTEKFMSIQYDYIEELLPDDIFFITTQELEDMFPDNTPKEREYYIAKAKGAVCIMQIGDELASGDRHDGRAPDYDDWQLNADIIVYYPILDIALELSSMGIRVDEKSLKTQLEKAGCTERAQLPFQKAILDGELPYTIGGGIGQSRICMFFLRKAHIGEVQCSIWPDEMVSECDKNGIHLL